From Irregularibacter muris, a single genomic window includes:
- a CDS encoding ABC transporter permease, producing MPEMVGALGHTSAERKTKKSSKIKETWRRFKRNKIAVIGLGIVVFIMLVAIFAPLVSPYDPYEQSMGNRLVKIGSQGHLLGTDEYGRDMLSRLVYGARLSLMVGFCSVGFGLAFGVLLGLLSGYYAKLDGVIMGIIDVLLAFPGVLLALAIVTILGTGIQNVILAVGIWSIPTIARVVRSTVLSTKEMDYITAARALGQSDTMILFREILPNCMSEIIVYSTMRLATAILSASTLSFLGLGAQPPSAEWGAMASTGRTFIFEAPHLTLLPGFAIILIVYGFNSLGDGLRDAMDPNLKNV from the coding sequence ATGCCTGAGATGGTTGGTGCCCTAGGGCATACTTCTGCAGAGAGGAAGACAAAGAAAAGCAGTAAAATAAAAGAGACCTGGAGAAGATTTAAAAGAAATAAAATAGCGGTTATAGGTTTAGGGATTGTGGTTTTTATCATGCTAGTAGCCATATTTGCTCCTTTAGTATCCCCCTATGACCCCTATGAACAAAGCATGGGAAATAGGCTTGTGAAAATAGGTTCTCAAGGACATTTATTGGGAACAGACGAGTATGGCAGAGATATGTTAAGCAGATTGGTCTATGGAGCAAGATTGTCCCTAATGGTAGGATTTTGTTCGGTAGGCTTTGGATTGGCCTTTGGTGTTTTGTTAGGACTTTTATCGGGTTACTACGCCAAACTTGACGGGGTAATCATGGGCATTATTGATGTCCTGCTGGCCTTTCCGGGAGTACTTTTGGCCCTTGCGATTGTCACAATATTGGGTACAGGGATTCAAAATGTCATTCTTGCTGTGGGCATATGGTCCATTCCCACCATAGCTAGGGTAGTAAGAAGCACAGTTCTTTCTACAAAGGAGATGGATTATATTACAGCGGCTAGAGCCTTAGGCCAATCTGATACCATGATTTTATTTAGGGAGATTCTTCCCAATTGCATGTCAGAAATTATTGTTTATTCTACTATGAGATTGGCAACAGCTATTCTTTCAGCGTCAACTTTAAGCTTTCTTGGTCTGGGAGCACAACCCCCTTCGGCTGAATGGGGAGCCATGGCCTCTACCGGGAGAACATTTATTTTTGAGGCCCCCCATTTAACCTTGCTGCCAGGCTTTGCCATTATACTTATTGTTTATGGATTTAACTCTCTTGGAGATGGACTAAGGGATGCTATGGACCCAAATCTTAAAAATGTCTAG
- the tsaD gene encoding tRNA (adenosine(37)-N6)-threonylcarbamoyltransferase complex transferase subunit TsaD, whose amino-acid sequence MKDTIEENKNRDKEIILMAIETSCDETSVAIVKNGREVLSNQIYSQIDIHQQFGGVVPEVASRNHLEKIPHIIEAALEESKVSYEDLDGIAVTYGPGLVGALLVGLSTAKAIAYGLHIPLIGVHHIDGHIAANYIEDPHLEPPFVCLVASGGHSHLVYVKDYGEYEVLGRTRDDAAGEAFDKIARALKLGYPGGPLIDQKAKEGNSHAIEFPRSYLEGDSYDFSFSGLKSSVLNYLNSCKMKGKEIVVEDVAASFQQAVVEVLANKTIKAALEKKVDKVCLAGGVAANSALRRAMKDLAGKNGLELGYPSPILCTDNAAMIGAAGYYQYRQGNLKDLYLNAVPNLPLILKKNIG is encoded by the coding sequence ATGAAAGATACTATAGAAGAAAATAAAAATCGGGATAAAGAGATTATACTAATGGCTATTGAAACCTCCTGTGATGAAACCTCTGTTGCTATAGTAAAAAATGGACGAGAAGTTTTATCCAATCAAATATATTCTCAAATAGATATCCACCAACAATTTGGGGGAGTGGTACCCGAGGTGGCATCCCGAAATCATCTTGAAAAGATTCCTCATATTATTGAAGCGGCCTTAGAAGAATCAAAGGTTTCCTATGAAGACTTAGATGGCATTGCCGTAACCTATGGTCCAGGGCTGGTGGGAGCCTTATTGGTGGGGCTATCCACAGCGAAAGCGATAGCCTATGGTTTACATATCCCCCTCATAGGAGTACATCATATTGATGGACATATTGCAGCCAATTATATAGAAGATCCCCATCTGGAGCCACCCTTTGTTTGCTTAGTGGCATCGGGAGGGCACAGCCATCTAGTTTACGTAAAAGATTATGGGGAATATGAAGTCTTAGGAAGAACTAGGGATGATGCAGCGGGAGAAGCCTTTGATAAGATAGCAAGAGCCTTAAAACTAGGTTATCCTGGTGGACCATTGATTGATCAGAAAGCCAAAGAAGGAAATTCCCATGCCATAGAATTTCCCAGGTCTTATTTGGAAGGGGATAGCTATGATTTTAGCTTTAGTGGACTTAAATCCTCTGTGCTTAATTATTTAAATAGCTGTAAAATGAAGGGCAAAGAAATTGTGGTAGAGGATGTAGCGGCAAGTTTCCAACAGGCTGTGGTAGAAGTATTGGCCAACAAGACCATTAAAGCTGCCCTAGAGAAAAAGGTGGATAAGGTATGCCTTGCGGGGGGAGTAGCTGCCAATAGTGCTTTAAGGCGGGCGATGAAGGACTTAGCAGGAAAAAATGGGTTAGAGCTAGGTTATCCCTCACCTATTTTATGTACAGACAATGCAGCCATGATAGGAGCTGCCGGTTACTATCAATATAGACAAGGCAATCTTAAAGATCTTTATTTAAATGCAGTACCTAATTTACCATTAATCTTAAAAAAGAATATTGGATAG
- the rimI gene encoding ribosomal protein S18-alanine N-acetyltransferase codes for MEDIKIMLMTIEHIEEVMNIEKLCFPNPWSEKALIQEIEYNQLARYRIITHGDEVIAFGGMWLIMDEAHITNIAVHPDYRGQGIGDLLLRALIEVAEREGIFQLTLEVRPSNYPAIQLYYKYGFEVVGRRKGYYEDDGEDALVMWKKGV; via the coding sequence ATGGAAGATATAAAAATTATGCTCATGACCATAGAACATATTGAAGAGGTAATGAATATTGAAAAACTATGCTTCCCCAATCCATGGTCTGAGAAAGCCCTTATCCAAGAAATAGAATATAATCAATTGGCTAGGTATAGGATCATTACCCATGGAGATGAAGTTATAGCCTTTGGGGGTATGTGGCTCATTATGGACGAGGCCCATATTACCAATATAGCTGTTCATCCTGATTATAGGGGGCAAGGAATAGGGGATTTATTGCTAAGAGCATTAATAGAAGTAGCTGAAAGAGAAGGGATTTTTCAATTAACTCTGGAAGTACGCCCCAGTAATTATCCTGCTATACAACTCTATTATAAATATGGTTTTGAAGTGGTAGGCAGGAGAAAGGGCTATTATGAGGATGATGGAGAGGATGCCCTAGTCATGTGGAAAAAAGGGGTATAA
- a CDS encoding TIGR01906 family membrane protein → MNKILNKISLGLIIITLPIVILLTCVEIATFNRSFYWNEYEKHQVMENTGIEKVELMDITEEMLDYLKGKREDLIIHGEVRGNQQLIFDERDQLHMVDVQKLFLQGFSLRNTCAIIVLLAALYLLLIKKDKKTFARGVFLSGVIALGTILLMGLIITTDFSRYFDMFHYIFFSNDLWRLDPGQSILINLVPLEFFINIAGRIAIYFFLAMGSCIALSGFYLRKINKRTKFH, encoded by the coding sequence ATGAATAAAATATTGAATAAAATTTCCCTAGGATTAATCATCATTACTTTGCCTATAGTGATATTACTGACCTGTGTGGAAATCGCAACTTTTAATAGAAGTTTTTATTGGAATGAATATGAGAAACACCAAGTTATGGAAAATACCGGTATAGAAAAGGTTGAATTAATGGATATTACCGAGGAAATGCTGGATTATTTAAAGGGAAAACGGGAGGATTTGATTATCCATGGAGAGGTAAGGGGAAATCAGCAATTGATTTTCGATGAAAGAGACCAATTACATATGGTGGATGTGCAAAAACTCTTTTTACAAGGTTTTAGTTTACGAAATACCTGTGCTATTATCGTTCTTCTAGCCGCACTTTATTTATTGCTCATAAAAAAAGATAAAAAAACTTTTGCTAGGGGAGTATTTCTCTCAGGGGTTATTGCCCTGGGAACAATCCTTTTAATGGGTCTTATTATTACCACGGATTTTTCTAGATATTTTGATATGTTTCATTATATATTCTTTTCCAATGATCTTTGGCGTCTAGATCCGGGGCAAAGTATCCTGATCAATTTGGTTCCCCTAGAATTTTTCATAAATATAGCAGGGAGAATCGCTATATATTTTTTCCTTGCTATGGGCAGTTGTATAGCCCTTAGTGGTTTTTATCTAAGAAAAATAAATAAAAGGACAAAATTCCATTAA
- the tsaB gene encoding tRNA (adenosine(37)-N6)-threonylcarbamoyltransferase complex dimerization subunit type 1 TsaB — translation MKVLALDTSSIVATAALVDEDRVIGEMIINHKKNHSEKLMPIIQNLLEEVEVEIKEIDAFGVCIGPGSFTGLRIGMATAKALAQVADKPMVGISTLEALAYNLPFSQGSICPILDAQRNQIYTGLYQWKNKELIALEKDQAIGAEEWIEKLKDREKPIILVGDGVAKFGALFQENLQGKIMIAPPPVRMPRASSIGSLALQRVQEGKAQHFKDISPQYLRKSQAEQNLHNR, via the coding sequence ATGAAAGTATTGGCCCTAGACACCTCATCTATTGTGGCTACTGCAGCCCTAGTGGATGAAGATAGAGTGATTGGTGAGATGATCATTAATCATAAGAAAAATCATTCGGAAAAACTAATGCCCATTATTCAAAATTTATTGGAAGAAGTGGAAGTAGAAATAAAAGAAATAGATGCCTTTGGGGTATGTATAGGCCCAGGTTCCTTTACGGGTCTTCGTATAGGGATGGCTACAGCTAAGGCTTTGGCCCAGGTAGCAGATAAACCTATGGTGGGCATATCCACCCTAGAGGCATTAGCCTACAATCTCCCCTTTAGCCAAGGGAGTATTTGTCCCATACTAGATGCTCAAAGAAATCAGATCTATACGGGTCTTTATCAATGGAAGAATAAAGAATTGATTGCCCTTGAAAAAGATCAAGCCATAGGAGCAGAAGAATGGATTGAAAAATTAAAGGATCGAGAAAAACCTATAATCCTTGTGGGTGATGGTGTGGCCAAATTTGGAGCCTTATTTCAAGAAAATCTACAGGGAAAAATAATGATAGCCCCTCCTCCAGTGAGAATGCCCAGGGCATCTTCCATTGGCAGTCTTGCCTTGCAGAGAGTGCAAGAAGGAAAAGCTCAACATTTCAAAGACATTAGCCCCCAATACCTCAGAAAATCTCAAGCAGAACAGAATTTGCACAATAGATAG
- a CDS encoding biotin transporter BioY, which produces MKIKEMVLVGMFAALLAIISPLQIIVPFSPVPITLQVIGITLAATILGSRLGTLSVVMYILLGIVGLPVFAGFTSGIPKLIGPTGGFITGFILSAFIMGKLIELKKDVHIFYMFFINIIGLIIVYSIGAIQLSIVYTHSISKALAAGVIPFIIPDLIKLVFCSIVTIQVRKVLEKSGYLMGNKSLKANPKDHA; this is translated from the coding sequence ATGAAAATTAAAGAAATGGTATTAGTTGGAATGTTCGCAGCACTACTGGCAATAATCTCTCCCCTGCAGATTATTGTGCCCTTTTCCCCTGTTCCCATTACCTTGCAAGTTATTGGAATTACCTTAGCAGCTACTATTTTAGGTAGTCGATTGGGCACTCTATCAGTTGTGATGTATATTTTATTGGGTATAGTAGGATTACCAGTCTTTGCAGGTTTTACCAGCGGTATTCCTAAATTAATTGGTCCTACAGGAGGCTTTATTACAGGTTTTATTCTTTCAGCTTTTATTATGGGAAAATTAATAGAACTGAAGAAAGATGTCCATATTTTTTATATGTTTTTTATCAATATTATTGGATTGATCATTGTCTATAGTATTGGGGCAATACAACTTTCAATTGTTTATACCCACTCTATTTCAAAAGCCTTGGCAGCAGGGGTCATTCCCTTTATTATTCCTGATTTGATCAAATTGGTATTTTGCTCTATTGTCACTATACAGGTTAGAAAGGTCTTAGAAAAAAGTGGATACCTCATGGGCAATAAAAGTCTAAAGGCTAACCCAAAAGATCATGCCTAA
- a CDS encoding aspartyl-phosphate phosphatase Spo0E family protein yields the protein MYKDEKLPFEKRINGLKEKLNELMKNYDGQVTSELITMSQQLDTLIDEYYQRKYKK from the coding sequence TTGTATAAAGACGAAAAGCTACCATTTGAAAAGAGGATTAATGGACTGAAAGAAAAGCTAAATGAATTAATGAAGAACTATGATGGACAAGTTACCTCCGAACTTATTACTATGAGCCAACAGTTAGATACATTAATAGATGAATATTATCAAAGAAAATATAAAAAATAA
- a CDS encoding D-2-hydroxyacid dehydrogenase, protein MTKVLFHVPIREEQLKELEKDFPNVEFIRRNSEESVEDLLPAIDIWVTYGMNVKKEHIDLAKNLKWIAVYSAGVDKLPWTEVQNRNIFVTNVRGIHRHCIAEQVFAYVLSHERKLIQQQEQQKNNVWDRQIKPGSLYGKRMGIIGTGAIGQEIARKAKAFDMRTIGVRKTPKDTEYMDEMYSLEKFHQVLSLSDYVIMVLPLTLETKHIMDKDAFKAMKRNGYFVNIARGEVVNTPDLMWAIEENIIAGAALDVFEEEPLPKDHPLWSLENIVITPHTAGLFPDYIKRSNDIFKYNLEIYIKNRDGIEKEKMMNVVDPKKGY, encoded by the coding sequence ATGACTAAGGTATTATTTCATGTGCCCATAAGGGAGGAGCAGTTGAAGGAGTTAGAGAAGGATTTTCCCAATGTAGAATTTATAAGGAGAAATTCAGAGGAATCTGTAGAAGATCTACTGCCAGCAATAGATATTTGGGTTACTTACGGTATGAACGTGAAAAAAGAACATATAGATCTAGCCAAAAATTTAAAATGGATTGCGGTCTATAGTGCAGGGGTAGATAAACTACCTTGGACAGAAGTGCAGAATAGAAATATTTTTGTTACCAATGTACGGGGAATACATAGGCATTGTATAGCAGAACAGGTATTTGCCTATGTATTATCCCATGAAAGAAAATTAATACAGCAGCAGGAGCAACAAAAAAATAATGTCTGGGATAGACAGATCAAACCTGGAAGTTTATACGGTAAAAGGATGGGCATTATTGGAACAGGAGCTATTGGACAAGAAATTGCCCGTAAGGCCAAGGCCTTTGATATGAGGACCATTGGAGTACGGAAAACCCCTAAAGATACAGAATATATGGATGAAATGTATTCCTTAGAAAAATTTCATCAAGTATTAAGCTTAAGTGACTATGTCATCATGGTTTTACCCTTGACCCTGGAAACAAAGCATATTATGGACAAAGATGCCTTTAAGGCCATGAAAAGGAATGGATACTTTGTCAATATTGCTCGAGGAGAAGTAGTGAATACTCCAGATTTAATGTGGGCTATAGAGGAAAATATCATTGCAGGGGCAGCCTTGGATGTATTTGAAGAAGAACCTCTTCCCAAGGATCACCCTCTATGGTCTTTAGAAAATATAGTAATTACTCCCCATACCGCAGGATTATTTCCCGATTATATCAAAAGGTCCAATGATATTTTTAAATATAATTTAGAAATATATATAAAGAATAGGGATGGAATAGAGAAGGAAAAAATGATGAATGTTGTAGATCCTAAGAAGGGGTATTGA
- a CDS encoding ABC transporter ATP-binding protein encodes MIQFKNVTKRYKKSKVLALNSLTVDIQDNEVVCLLGPNGAGKTTLIKCLTGLILPDSGEIYIQDENILLTKNMYMKDVAVVLEGARNLYWRATVRSNFHYFAALKGKKAIEVNENIDKYSKLFGIDEILNRQVNTLSLGQKQKVAIVSSILLEPRILILDEPSNGLDIDSKDMLIKMLEKIKKQLNTTILIASHDSDFIRKIVDRVMIIHSGEVKKILINDNITNTLIEEEYLKIVSS; translated from the coding sequence ATGATTCAATTTAAAAATGTTACCAAAAGGTATAAAAAATCAAAAGTTTTAGCATTGAATTCATTGACAGTGGATATTCAAGATAATGAAGTTGTTTGCTTATTAGGGCCTAACGGAGCGGGAAAGACCACCTTAATAAAATGTTTGACCGGTCTTATTCTTCCGGATAGCGGTGAGATTTATATACAGGATGAAAATATTCTATTGACCAAGAATATGTATATGAAAGACGTAGCAGTTGTGCTAGAAGGTGCTCGAAACTTATATTGGAGAGCCACTGTAAGAAGTAATTTTCATTATTTTGCTGCATTGAAGGGAAAAAAAGCAATAGAAGTAAATGAAAACATTGACAAATATAGCAAACTATTTGGTATAGATGAAATTCTCAATCGACAAGTAAATACTCTATCCTTAGGGCAAAAACAAAAGGTTGCCATAGTATCAAGTATTCTATTGGAACCAAGGATATTAATACTGGATGAACCCTCTAATGGATTAGATATCGATTCTAAAGATATGCTAATAAAAATGCTGGAGAAAATAAAGAAACAGTTAAATACTACAATTTTAATAGCCTCTCATGATTCAGATTTTATTAGAAAAATAGTCGATAGGGTTATGATTATTCATAGTGGAGAAGTGAAAAAAATTCTAATTAACGATAATATTACCAATACTCTAATTGAAGAAGAGTATTTAAAAATTGTGTCTTCATAA
- a CDS encoding ABC transporter permease: MTKYMIKRLFKLIPVLFGVSIAVFLMIYLIPGNAAEVVAGPTATPEEIHNIAVKLGLDQPAYVQYLRYMGGVLKGDLGYSYQTGQSVAEAISTRYANTFSLALFSALVATIVGVGTGIVASAKRNSFFDRLSMGISTLGISAPSFWIGLLFMIIFSMKLKWLPISGFNGMIWTKEGFSSLILPAVTLGFGSAAMTSRMTRSSMLEIIHQDYIQTARAKGVKERIVILKHALKNALIPIITIVGLNFGSLLGGAVVVESVFAINGIGRLMLQAISARDFPMVQGTVLVVATTFIIINLIVDILYAAIDPRIQYS, translated from the coding sequence ATGACAAAATATATGATCAAAAGACTATTTAAACTGATCCCGGTATTATTTGGAGTTTCTATCGCTGTATTTTTAATGATTTACCTTATACCTGGCAATGCAGCAGAAGTTGTTGCTGGCCCTACGGCAACCCCAGAAGAGATTCACAATATTGCTGTTAAACTTGGGCTAGATCAACCAGCCTATGTTCAATACCTCAGGTATATGGGCGGAGTTTTAAAAGGAGATCTGGGCTATTCTTATCAGACAGGTCAGTCGGTAGCCGAGGCTATTTCCACAAGATATGCCAACACCTTTAGCCTTGCATTATTCAGTGCATTAGTAGCCACTATTGTGGGTGTAGGAACAGGGATTGTTGCCTCAGCCAAGAGAAATTCTTTCTTTGATCGGTTGAGTATGGGTATTTCCACCTTGGGCATATCGGCTCCAAGTTTTTGGATAGGACTTTTATTTATGATTATTTTTAGTATGAAATTAAAGTGGCTACCTATTTCAGGGTTTAATGGAATGATTTGGACAAAGGAAGGATTTTCTAGTTTGATTTTACCAGCTGTAACCCTAGGCTTTGGTTCAGCAGCCATGACTTCTAGAATGACCCGTTCCTCTATGCTAGAAATTATTCATCAAGATTATATTCAAACAGCTAGAGCCAAGGGAGTAAAGGAAAGGATAGTTATTCTTAAACATGCGCTTAAAAATGCACTCATTCCTATTATCACCATAGTGGGACTAAATTTTGGAAGCCTTTTAGGGGGGGCGGTAGTTGTGGAATCTGTATTTGCCATAAACGGCATAGGCAGACTCATGTTACAGGCTATTAGTGCCAGGGATTTCCCTATGGTACAGGGAACAGTACTAGTGGTAGCCACGACTTTTATAATCATCAATTTGATTGTAGATATTTTATATGCAGCCATAGATCCAAGAATTCAATATAGCTAG
- a CDS encoding ABC transporter permease, with translation MKYLNGLFAEIKLDLELSWSYKTSFISEIITIAILYISLLFMDAGESLGIYYGLEAQSKELLLVGYILWTFSIMAINTISSNIQTEASTGTLEQKFTSIIPMYTLILGQLISSLLVQFLEIAIILAISIFIFDVPLIINLQSIIIFFITVMGMYGIGLIFGGITLKVKKLGQIIFILQIILLFISNTISMASNSISVTKLIPLTIGNDLIRKAISNQAIPTLEYVQLFSTSLAWVIIGIITFNYFEKLSKKEGLISAY, from the coding sequence TTGAAATATTTAAATGGGCTATTCGCTGAAATAAAATTAGATTTAGAACTATCATGGTCTTATAAAACTAGTTTTATAAGTGAAATAATAACAATAGCTATTTTATATATTAGTCTATTATTTATGGATGCAGGAGAAAGCTTAGGAATCTATTATGGTTTAGAAGCTCAATCGAAAGAACTATTACTGGTAGGATATATCTTATGGACTTTTTCAATAATGGCCATAAATACAATAAGCTCCAATATACAGACTGAAGCATCTACAGGGACATTAGAGCAAAAATTCACCTCTATAATACCTATGTATACCTTAATTTTAGGGCAACTTATCTCATCATTGCTTGTTCAGTTCTTAGAAATCGCTATCATATTGGCCATCTCTATTTTTATTTTTGATGTTCCTCTAATCATAAATCTTCAGAGCATTATCATATTTTTTATAACCGTAATGGGGATGTATGGTATAGGCTTGATTTTTGGAGGAATTACTTTAAAAGTAAAAAAATTAGGACAGATAATTTTTATCCTACAGATCATATTACTTTTTATTTCCAATACCATATCCATGGCATCCAATAGCATAAGTGTAACAAAACTTATTCCTTTAACAATAGGGAATGATCTCATCAGGAAGGCGATTAGCAATCAAGCTATACCTACATTAGAATACGTCCAATTATTTTCAACGTCTCTAGCATGGGTTATCATAGGAATCATTACGTTTAACTATTTCGAGAAATTGAGCAAGAAAGAAGGATTGATTAGTGCCTATTGA
- a CDS encoding sigma 54-interacting transcriptional regulator: protein MREKKKMAMVTVDFHANIVLSQQLREAFGDQVEVVPVLLHDCDVIDTEGMDLIVCSSELIEKSVRAKINQEVPLVSVKRTINVMNVLELFSLDREEKVLLVSNLPSIAQETIKLLKELGIEHVEFVPHYPGYNGPVYDIAVTAGGKHLVPQGVKRIIDIGLRVIDTSSIIEIFLKLDLPTKELHILSEKYSKEMIHLNAYHNEMNNMLKAMFQVSNDGIAALDTEGSIFFYNHKFAELIGYKGRRLIFRNIMDLIEDESIIDILLDVQDRNHEIVNIHRKEIILNKRLLYQGNKLRGHVIGIQELLYIQNLEKEVRKKLVDKGFIAKYDFKDLVGNSEELQNKIALAKKIASKDLTVLIQGEDGTGKEIFANGIHNCSKRKNETFVAVNMAALSENLVESELFGYEGGSFTGAAKRGKAGFFEQAHGGTIFIDEIGDASSKIQMSLLRVLQEKSIIRVGGSKIIPIDVRVIAATNQDLYDLVLKGKFRKDLYYRLKVLHFKVPTLRERIEDIPSLAQYFFEKLNSNKYLSDEVIQAFNHYSWPGNIRELENLIYYLDSIVEKQRVTLRDLPEELIAQLTPFNELPQWEGEHASKNLFFVEKMDVYIEILKILERANRLDLKIGRNKITEILKTKGLNFSTEQIRTKLNKLEELGLVDIGKTKQGTRINEKGKIFLKENECKN from the coding sequence ATGAGAGAGAAGAAAAAAATGGCAATGGTAACTGTGGATTTTCATGCAAACATTGTTTTAAGCCAGCAGCTAAGGGAGGCCTTTGGAGACCAAGTAGAGGTCGTCCCTGTGCTTTTACATGACTGCGATGTCATAGATACAGAGGGGATGGATCTGATTGTTTGTTCCAGTGAACTTATTGAAAAAAGCGTGCGGGCCAAAATCAATCAAGAAGTGCCCTTGGTATCGGTCAAAAGAACCATAAATGTAATGAATGTATTGGAACTTTTTAGTCTTGACCGTGAGGAAAAGGTTTTATTGGTGAGTAATCTTCCCTCTATAGCCCAGGAAACCATAAAACTCTTAAAGGAGTTGGGGATTGAGCATGTAGAATTTGTTCCCCATTACCCTGGCTACAATGGTCCTGTTTATGATATTGCAGTGACGGCAGGGGGAAAACATTTAGTTCCCCAGGGGGTAAAAAGAATTATTGATATTGGTCTGAGGGTGATAGATACTTCTTCCATTATAGAAATTTTTTTAAAATTAGACTTGCCTACCAAAGAATTGCATATTTTATCTGAAAAATACAGTAAAGAAATGATTCATCTAAATGCCTATCACAATGAAATGAATAATATGTTAAAGGCTATGTTTCAGGTTTCTAATGATGGCATTGCTGCCTTGGACACAGAGGGGAGTATATTTTTCTATAATCATAAATTCGCCGAATTAATAGGATATAAGGGCAGGCGACTTATCTTTAGAAATATTATGGATTTAATAGAAGATGAAAGTATTATTGATATCCTGCTGGATGTACAGGACAGAAATCATGAAATCGTGAATATCCACAGAAAGGAGATTATATTAAATAAAAGGCTACTTTATCAAGGAAATAAGTTAAGGGGTCATGTCATTGGCATACAAGAGCTACTTTATATCCAGAACCTAGAGAAGGAAGTAAGAAAGAAGTTAGTGGATAAAGGCTTTATTGCAAAATATGATTTTAAGGATTTAGTGGGAAATAGTGAAGAATTACAAAATAAAATCGCACTGGCCAAGAAAATTGCCAGTAAAGATTTAACTGTACTTATCCAAGGAGAAGATGGCACAGGAAAAGAGATTTTTGCCAATGGCATCCACAATTGTTCCAAAAGAAAAAATGAAACCTTTGTAGCGGTAAATATGGCTGCCCTATCAGAAAACCTTGTGGAAAGTGAGCTTTTTGGTTATGAGGGAGGTTCTTTTACAGGAGCTGCCAAGAGGGGAAAGGCAGGATTTTTTGAACAAGCCCATGGAGGGACTATATTTATTGATGAAATAGGAGATGCCTCTTCTAAAATTCAAATGAGCTTATTACGGGTACTACAGGAAAAGAGCATTATAAGAGTAGGGGGCTCTAAAATTATTCCTATCGACGTTCGAGTTATTGCCGCCACCAATCAAGATCTTTATGATTTAGTATTAAAGGGTAAATTTCGAAAAGATCTATACTACAGACTAAAAGTATTACATTTTAAAGTCCCTACCCTAAGAGAAAGAATAGAAGATATCCCTTCACTTGCTCAGTATTTTTTTGAGAAATTAAATAGCAATAAATATCTTAGTGACGAAGTCATACAAGCCTTCAATCATTATTCATGGCCAGGGAATATTCGTGAACTGGAAAATCTAATCTACTATTTAGACAGTATTGTAGAAAAACAAAGAGTAACCCTAAGGGATTTGCCCGAGGAATTGATAGCACAACTTACTCCCTTTAACGAACTCCCTCAATGGGAGGGGGAACATGCCTCTAAAAACCTATTTTTTGTAGAGAAAATGGATGTTTATATTGAAATATTAAAGATACTGGAAAGGGCCAATAGATTAGATCTGAAGATCGGAAGAAATAAAATTACAGAGATTTTAAAAACAAAAGGTTTGAATTTTTCTACAGAACAAATTCGAACGAAATTGAATAAATTAGAAGAACTTGGGTTGGTTGATATAGGCAAAACAAAACAAGGCACACGAATAAATGAAAAGGGAAAAATATTTTTAAAAGAAAATGAATGCAAAAATTAG